The Corynebacterium renale genome includes a region encoding these proteins:
- the nadC gene encoding carboxylating nicotinate-nucleotide diphosphorylase: protein MLTDAHVRELVARALAEDAPWGDVTVNATIPEDARLRAALVAREPGVFAGGALFAEAFRQASPEVTVTGLVAEGTRFAAGDQLGAVEGPARAVLTAERVALNFCQRMCGIATLTARYVAAVDGYDVRIVDTRKTTPGLRACEKHAVRAGGGHNHRFSLSDAVMLKDNHLAALGASDLTEALAVVRSRVGHTTHIEVEVDRFDQIDAVLAAGVDSIMLDNFTVPELRDAVAYIDGRLTTEASGNVSLETVRDIAAAGVDVISVGKLTHSARVLDLGLDACTP, encoded by the coding sequence ATGCTTACTGATGCACACGTTCGTGAACTAGTAGCCCGGGCACTTGCTGAAGACGCCCCCTGGGGCGACGTCACCGTCAACGCCACCATTCCTGAAGACGCGCGGTTGCGCGCCGCACTCGTAGCGCGCGAACCCGGCGTGTTCGCCGGCGGGGCACTCTTCGCCGAGGCCTTCCGTCAAGCGAGCCCGGAGGTGACCGTCACCGGACTCGTCGCCGAAGGCACCCGCTTCGCCGCTGGGGATCAGCTAGGCGCCGTCGAGGGCCCGGCGCGCGCGGTGCTCACAGCCGAGCGCGTGGCGTTGAACTTCTGCCAGCGCATGTGCGGCATCGCCACATTAACCGCACGCTACGTCGCGGCGGTAGACGGCTATGACGTGCGGATTGTAGACACCCGTAAAACAACTCCCGGCCTGCGCGCCTGCGAAAAGCACGCCGTCCGCGCCGGCGGGGGACACAACCACCGGTTCAGCCTCTCGGATGCGGTGATGCTCAAGGACAACCACCTGGCAGCATTAGGGGCCAGTGACCTGACCGAAGCGCTTGCTGTGGTGCGTTCACGTGTGGGGCACACAACCCACATTGAAGTCGAGGTCGATCGTTTCGACCAGATCGACGCCGTACTCGCAGCCGGGGTAGACAGCATCATGCTGGACAACTTCACGGTGCCTGAACTACGGGACGCAGTGGCCTACATTGATGGCCGCTTAACGACGGAAGCTTCTGGGAACGTCTCACTGGAAACCGTGCGCGACATCGCCGCAGCGGGGGTGGACGTAATCTCGGTAGGAAAACTGACCCACTCCGCCAGAGTCCTCGACTTAGGCTTGGACGCTTGCACCCCATGA
- a CDS encoding cysteine desulfurase family protein — protein sequence MSTYLDAAATAPLLPQARAAMERILDAGNANPSSVHSPGQWAAREVAAARATIARVFGVPDTGVIFTSGGTEANNLGIIGRALADPRGRHILTTRTQHSSVLASCDYLHRLHGFTVEYVPVDNNGQVQRDDLIERLRPDTTLIALDLANGEVGTVTDLDGIPAHLLHLDAVQAAASLPVSLAPDGWPGPHAATMAVASHKFGGPQGVGALVLPQDIPLEPLIHGGNQEHGRRAGTHNVAGICGFAAAVGEHAATVGTRALALMDSRDRLIRAVEKHIPGARLTGHRTERLPGHASFVFPGVSGESLLVALDAAGYAVSSGSACRAGSQDPSPVLIALGYSPEEAHSALRFSLAQPLDDATIAQIVRVLAGEVTQWDKNNNQSMG from the coding sequence ATGAGTACCTACCTCGACGCAGCGGCTACCGCGCCACTCCTCCCGCAGGCCCGCGCCGCGATGGAGCGCATCCTTGACGCAGGAAACGCGAACCCCTCGAGCGTGCACAGCCCCGGCCAGTGGGCCGCCCGCGAAGTAGCCGCCGCCCGCGCCACCATTGCCAGAGTTTTCGGGGTTCCCGATACCGGAGTGATCTTTACCTCCGGGGGAACCGAAGCCAACAACCTAGGCATCATCGGGCGTGCGCTCGCAGACCCACGCGGCCGGCACATCCTGACCACCCGGACCCAACACTCCAGCGTGCTTGCCAGCTGCGACTACCTGCACCGCCTCCACGGCTTCACCGTTGAGTACGTACCCGTAGACAACAACGGGCAGGTCCAACGCGACGACCTCATCGAGCGCCTGCGCCCCGACACCACACTCATCGCCCTGGACCTGGCCAATGGGGAAGTAGGTACCGTCACCGACCTTGACGGCATACCCGCGCACCTACTGCACCTGGACGCAGTCCAGGCCGCCGCCAGCCTGCCCGTCAGCCTTGCACCAGACGGCTGGCCCGGACCACACGCAGCCACCATGGCCGTAGCCTCCCACAAATTCGGCGGACCCCAAGGCGTCGGGGCGCTCGTACTCCCACAGGACATCCCCCTCGAACCACTCATCCACGGCGGGAACCAGGAACACGGCCGGCGCGCCGGGACGCACAACGTGGCCGGAATCTGCGGTTTTGCTGCAGCCGTAGGTGAACACGCCGCCACCGTGGGCACCCGGGCGCTGGCTCTGATGGACTCGCGTGACCGGCTGATACGTGCCGTCGAGAAGCATATTCCGGGAGCGCGCTTGACCGGGCATCGCACCGAGCGCCTACCCGGTCATGCCTCCTTCGTGTTTCCCGGGGTGAGTGGGGAGTCTTTGCTCGTGGCTTTAGATGCGGCAGGGTACGCGGTCAGCTCGGGCTCAGCGTGTCGGGCAGGATCCCAGGACCCTTCCCCGGTGCTCATCGCACTGGGGTACAGCCCAGAGGAGGCGCATTCGGCGCTGCGTTTTTCTTTGGCACAGCCCCTCGACGATGCGACGATTGCGCAGATAGTACGAGTTCTTGCTGGTGAAGTGACGCAATGGGATAAAAACAACAATCAATCAATGGGTTAA